In Cyclobacteriaceae bacterium, the DNA window ACAGTAGAAAAAAGCCCTGGTTTCAGGGCTTTTTTTATGAGTTCGTTTTCGAACAATTGGTTGGACTCTATAAATTAAAATGCCTATCATTATATCGACGGTAAAACTTTTTGATAGTGGAGACGTCTAACGAGTTATAACCACCAAAAAACCCAATCATTTTGAAACGCAGAGATTTTATTCAATTGTCGGGCATGGGAGCAGCCGGTGCTGCCGCTATGCTTTCAGGCATTCCCGGGATGGGTCAGACCATTTCGCCGGAACGCGCACTTGAAGCGATTGATCCCGCTTTAAAGAAGCGCCTTGCCGATGTGGCCCTCAATGCCGCACGTGCAAAAGGCGCAACCTATACCGATATCAGGATTGGTCGATACCTGAATCAGTTCATCGTCACCAGAGAAGACAAAGTTCAGAACATCGTGAACACCGAATCATATGGTGCCGGTATTCGCGTCATCGCCAACGGTGGATGGGGATTTGCAGCAACAGACAAAATGGACAATGACAGCATCGCGAGAGCAGCTGAACTGGCCGTCGCCATTGCGAAAGAAAATTCAAGACTGTTGATGGAGCCCGTAAGACTCGCTCCTCAAAAAGGATACGGCGAGGTGAACTGGAAAGCACCAATCGAAAAAAATGCATTTGAAGTTCCTATAAAGGAAAAGGTTGACCTTCTTTTAAGTGTGAATGCGGTTGCCATGAAAGGCGGAGCCGATTACATCACATCCCTGCTCGGACTTATCAATGAGCAGAAATACTTCGCGTCTTCCGACGGATCATATATCGATCAGGACATTCACCGCATCTGGCCAGCATTCTTTATTACTGCCATCGACAAGACCACAGGAAAATTTGAAACACGAAATACACTCAGCGCTCCGATGGGAATGGGCTATGAGTATCTCGATGTACGACCACAGGATAAAATAGCCGGGGTCACTACCCGATACAAAGGACGCTATGATATGTTTGAAGATGCCAGAGCCGGTGGAATTCAGGCAAAGGAAAAACTATCAGCAAAATCAGTAGAACCGGGCAAGTACGATCTTGTACTCGATCCTTCTCACCTCGGATTAACCATCCATGAATCTGTAGGTCACCCTACCGAACTGGATCGTGTGCTGGGCTATGAAGCCAACTTTGCAGGGACAAGCTTTCTCACACTGGATAAATGGGAATCCAAAAAATTCAACTTCGGCAATAAGCTGGTGAACATCGTCGCTGACAAAGCACAGGTAGGATCACTGGGTGCCGTTGGATATGATGATGAAGGTGTCAAGTGCGGTCAGTGGGACATTATCAAGGATGGTATTCTTGTTAACTACCAGACGATCCGCGATCAGGCACATATTCTTAAGCTGGATGCATCTCAGGGTTGTTGCTATGCTGACAACTGGAGCAGCGTTCAGTTCCAGCGCATGCCGAACATTTCATTGCAGCCAGGAAAAGAAAAGAAGAGTGTTGATGATCTTATCAAAGGTGTTGAAAAAGGCATTTACATCATAGGTGATGGATCTTTCTCAATTGATCAGCAACGATATAACTTCCAATTCGGAGGTCAGCTTTTCTATGAGATCAAGAATGGTAAGCTGGGAAGCATGTTGAAAGATGTTGCCTATCAAAGCAACTCTCAGGAATTCTGGAACTCTTGCGGCGGTATGGCAGACGAAAGCGACTATCGTCTGTGGGGAGCATTTGGTGATGGTAAAGGACAGCCACCACAAAGCAATTCCGTGTCACACGGTTCTTCTACCACCCGCTTTAATGGAGTGAATGTTATCAACACAGCAAGAAAAATAGGATAAACCATGGCAATACTAACAAAAGACGAAGCTCAGGCTTTGTTAAAAAAAATGCTGGCTTATTCAAAAGCCGATGAGTGCGAGATTAATCTGAACGGAAGCATCGGCGGTAATGTTCGCTATGCAAGAAATTCGGTTTCAACCAGTGGCGTGATCAATCAGTTGAACATTGTTGTATCCTCAGCGTATGGAAAGAAGCTGGGAACAGCAACGATCAATGAGCTCGATGATGCATCATTGGAGAAAGTCGTGCGACGTTCGGAAGAGCTTGCTCAGCTTGCACCTGAAAATCCGGAGTACGTTCCCTTTCTGGGTCCGCAGAAATATGCCGAGCCTGTTACTTATGTTCCTGCTACTGCTGCTATCACACCGAAGCTTCGTGCCGACAATGTTGCGAAGAGTCTGGAAGTAGCAAAAAGCAACAAGGCTGTTGCCGCAGGATTTCTGGAAGACAGTAATGGATTTTCTGCAATGGCGAATTCGCACGGATTGTTTGCTTACAACACAAATACATTCACCAACTTTTCAATCACCGTCCGCACGGAAGATGGAAAAGGTTCCGGATATGCAACAAGAGGTTATAACGATATCACCAAGCTCGACACCAAAGCAGCGACTGAGATTGCTACTGATAAGGCGATCAAGTCAGCCACTGCAAAAGCGATTGAGCCGGGAAAGTATACCGTTATCCTTGAACCTGCCGCCGCCGCTGTTTTGCTGGAGAACATCTTCTTTGCATTGGATGCAAGACAGGCCGATGAAGGCAGAAGCTTCCTGAGCTTACCCGGCGGAAAAACCCGCCTCAATGAAAAGCTGATGGATGAAAGAGTAAATATCTACTCTGATCCATTGAATCCTGAATTACCTACCAGCACCTGGAATGGTGATGGTCGTCCTCAGGAAAAAATCACATGGATTGAAAAAGGTGTTGTCAAGAACCTTACCTACTCACGCTATTGGGCGGAGAAGAAAGGTGTTAAGTCAGTACCCGGTCCTGATGCAATTATCATGGATGGCGGAACCAAATCTGTTCAGGAACTGATCAAAGGAACCAAGAAGGGAATTCTTGTAACACGTTTGTGGTACATACGTTCCGTCGATCCTCAATCACTCTTGCTGACAGGACTTACACGCGATGGCACTTTCTACATTGAGAACGGTGAGATCAAGCATCCGATCAAGAACTTCCGTTTCAACGAAAGTCCGGTGATCATGCTGAACAACCTGGAAGAACTCGGAAAGGTTGAGCGTACCGTCAGCGTTGAATCCAATCTGAATTACCTGCTGCCTCCTTTGAAAATTCGTGACTTCACTTTCACGAGTCTCTCGGACGCAGTATAGTCTGATCTGATTTTTATAAATGGGCAGTCCCGTAAAAGGGGCTGCCTTTTTATTGACCGGCCGTTGATTTTCTGATCGCCGATCAAGGCAAAAGGATCAGCAAACGATTACGCTTCCACCCATATAAATTTCAATTTCAGAGTCAATTTTATATAGGAACTTTAGTCCGAATGGAGATCCCGAATAAGTTCTTTTTTACACGCTTGCAATACGAATCCGGCGACTGGGATGTGGATCAGCGTATGCCTGCAAATGTCCTGAACTCCCTCATAGAATATACTACCCTTCAGATCGAAACTCAGGAGAACGTTGTGCCGTTGAGTAGTGATGAGGTCTTCCGATGTCCGTTCTGCTACCTGAGCGGGCACAAGCTGGTGGAGTTCACCTCCCGGGAGCGGGAGAATTTTGAAAAGTATGTTCGCAACGGTGGGTTTGTATTTGTGGATGATTGCAATCATGATATCGACGGGCTCTTTGCCAAATCATTTGAAGCTCAGATGACGCAGATCTTTGGACCTAAGTCGCTGAACAAAATACCCAACAGCCATGCGATCTATTCATCCTTCTTCAAGTTCGACGGCCCTCCTACCACCGGACAGGAACTCAATGGCTGGGGAGATGACATCGTTCATAATTACCTCAAGGCTGTAGAGATCAACGACAAGATCGGTGTCTTGTATA includes these proteins:
- a CDS encoding TldD/PmbA family protein; the encoded protein is MKRRDFIQLSGMGAAGAAAMLSGIPGMGQTISPERALEAIDPALKKRLADVALNAARAKGATYTDIRIGRYLNQFIVTREDKVQNIVNTESYGAGIRVIANGGWGFAATDKMDNDSIARAAELAVAIAKENSRLLMEPVRLAPQKGYGEVNWKAPIEKNAFEVPIKEKVDLLLSVNAVAMKGGADYITSLLGLINEQKYFASSDGSYIDQDIHRIWPAFFITAIDKTTGKFETRNTLSAPMGMGYEYLDVRPQDKIAGVTTRYKGRYDMFEDARAGGIQAKEKLSAKSVEPGKYDLVLDPSHLGLTIHESVGHPTELDRVLGYEANFAGTSFLTLDKWESKKFNFGNKLVNIVADKAQVGSLGAVGYDDEGVKCGQWDIIKDGILVNYQTIRDQAHILKLDASQGCCYADNWSSVQFQRMPNISLQPGKEKKSVDDLIKGVEKGIYIIGDGSFSIDQQRYNFQFGGQLFYEIKNGKLGSMLKDVAYQSNSQEFWNSCGGMADESDYRLWGAFGDGKGQPPQSNSVSHGSSTTRFNGVNVINTARKIG
- a CDS encoding TldD/PmbA family protein, whose protein sequence is MAILTKDEAQALLKKMLAYSKADECEINLNGSIGGNVRYARNSVSTSGVINQLNIVVSSAYGKKLGTATINELDDASLEKVVRRSEELAQLAPENPEYVPFLGPQKYAEPVTYVPATAAITPKLRADNVAKSLEVAKSNKAVAAGFLEDSNGFSAMANSHGLFAYNTNTFTNFSITVRTEDGKGSGYATRGYNDITKLDTKAATEIATDKAIKSATAKAIEPGKYTVILEPAAAAVLLENIFFALDARQADEGRSFLSLPGGKTRLNEKLMDERVNIYSDPLNPELPTSTWNGDGRPQEKITWIEKGVVKNLTYSRYWAEKKGVKSVPGPDAIIMDGGTKSVQELIKGTKKGILVTRLWYIRSVDPQSLLLTGLTRDGTFYIENGEIKHPIKNFRFNESPVIMLNNLEELGKVERTVSVESNLNYLLPPLKIRDFTFTSLSDAV
- a CDS encoding DUF4159 domain-containing protein, with the protein product MPNKFFFTRLQYESGDWDVDQRMPANVLNSLIEYTTLQIETQENVVPLSSDEVFRCPFCYLSGHKLVEFTSRERENFEKYVRNGGFVFVDDCNHDIDGLFAKSFEAQMTQIFGPKSLNKIPNSHAIYSSFFKFDGPPTTGQELNGWGDDIVHNYLKAVEINDKIGVLYSNKDYGCEWDYDFRNKRFYRIDNTRFSVNIIMYALTS